A genome region from bacterium includes the following:
- a CDS encoding GWxTD domain-containing protein yields MEIYYQVPNTSLKFIPTTEGTWWATYVTKLEILNPDGDVIYRKNVTNDVEVTVEDQTHKDSAYSINTFRVEIEPDLYEARLTIGDPNSKLQGTAVLPLEIDLEPVPGISDIQLASLAQAVTEEDFDSEGNYKGKADLVKDDYFVAPLASRRQVSPDDNLLYFFLELLTHPGKHTFSYEIYDEPGRLVESGVTDFTGSGIAGTVFSVNAGGWTQGKYSVRGRLTNDSSGEGVGERESFFWIGPETSEAVTEVARVSDVPMTDREFEQILHEIGFIVTEDELIRLKAAPPEGRWTMVDHFWTVRDPDPTTPENEYKIEYYRRLAYVRVHFATGYTDGLDTDQGRLYVKYGPPDEIVENPLGAGIAGTEHLEGEASELEGSFSQDGRQGTAVAAHGNEGRTDTSVGEFMGVIVNLEKPHLLWIYYASSSDSSSRKFLFEDRTGFANYEIVWSTERGEY; encoded by the coding sequence GTGGAGATATACTACCAGGTGCCCAACACCTCGCTGAAATTCATCCCCACCACCGAGGGGACCTGGTGGGCCACATACGTCACCAAGCTGGAAATTCTCAACCCCGACGGGGATGTCATCTACCGGAAGAACGTCACCAACGACGTCGAAGTGACCGTCGAGGATCAGACGCATAAAGACTCGGCCTACTCTATAAATACATTCCGCGTGGAAATCGAACCCGACCTCTACGAGGCCCGGCTGACCATCGGCGACCCCAACTCGAAGCTCCAGGGCACGGCTGTGCTGCCCCTGGAGATTGACCTCGAACCGGTACCCGGCATCAGCGACATCCAGCTCGCCTCCCTGGCCCAGGCGGTCACCGAGGAGGATTTCGATTCCGAGGGGAATTACAAGGGAAAAGCCGATCTGGTGAAGGACGACTATTTCGTCGCCCCCCTGGCCAGCCGGCGGCAGGTATCGCCCGACGACAACCTCCTCTACTTTTTCCTGGAGCTCCTCACCCATCCCGGGAAGCACACGTTCTCCTACGAGATATACGACGAACCGGGCAGGCTCGTGGAGTCCGGGGTGACCGATTTTACGGGGAGCGGAATCGCGGGCACGGTTTTCTCGGTGAATGCCGGGGGCTGGACCCAGGGCAAATACTCCGTCCGGGGCCGGCTGACGAACGACTCCTCCGGGGAGGGCGTAGGGGAGAGGGAATCCTTCTTCTGGATCGGACCGGAGACTTCCGAGGCGGTGACGGAGGTGGCCCGCGTCTCCGACGTCCCGATGACCGATCGCGAGTTCGAGCAGATACTTCACGAAATCGGCTTCATCGTCACCGAGGATGAACTGATTCGGCTCAAGGCCGCGCCGCCCGAGGGACGCTGGACCATGGTGGACCATTTCTGGACCGTGAGGGACCCCGACCCGACGACACCCGAAAACGAATACAAAATCGAGTACTACCGTCGTCTGGCTTATGTGCGCGTGCACTTCGCCACCGGCTACACCGACGGACTGGACACCGACCAGGGTCGCCTCTACGTCAAGTACGGCCCTCCCGATGAAATCGTCGAGAACCCCCTCGGCGCGGGCATCGCCGGCACGGAGCACCTGGAGGGCGAGGCCTCGGAGCTCGAGGGAAGCTTCAGCCAGGACGGCCGCCAGGGAACGGCGGTGGCCGCCCACGGCAACGAGGGCCGGACCGATACCAGCGTGGGCGAGTTCATGGGCGTCATCGTGAACCTGGAAAAGCCCCACCTGCTGTGGATATATTACGCATCAAGCTCGGATTCGAGCTCCCGGAAGTTCCTCTTCGAGGACCGGACGGGTTTCGCGAACTACGAAATCGTATGGTCGACCGAGAGGGGCGAGTACTAG
- a CDS encoding PorV/PorQ family protein translates to MKAKTLALLLVLMLVFSAVAQEKTGTAGVQFLKIGIGPRMMGMGGACVATGPADASIAFWNPAGITRIPGGDVFFEDNEWVAETRLMSFAGAYNFGNIGVFGLTATYLDYGDMTRTTQDMQDGSLGTFTASDLAVGVVYARKFTDRFSVGLRGQYIMETIDTYDAMGWSVDIGTLYDTGFKSLRIGMAIQHFGGDLRFDGTYGELERDGSGYLITNFNTFSLPMTFRLGIAYDLLEGDDHFITLGLDAIHPNDAEERVNLGLEYRMFNLVSFRVGYELNYDFFAGTADDSILPGLTAGVGFNVGLSRTSLIHVDTAYADLGRLGYSLRFALGFTF, encoded by the coding sequence ATGAAGGCTAAAACCCTGGCGCTTCTCCTGGTGCTGATGCTGGTCTTTTCCGCCGTAGCTCAGGAAAAAACCGGAACGGCGGGCGTCCAGTTCTTGAAAATCGGCATCGGTCCCCGGATGATGGGGATGGGGGGAGCCTGCGTGGCAACCGGCCCAGCGGACGCCTCCATCGCGTTCTGGAACCCGGCTGGTATCACCCGCATCCCCGGAGGGGACGTCTTCTTCGAGGACAACGAGTGGGTCGCCGAAACCCGACTGATGAGCTTTGCCGGAGCCTACAACTTCGGCAACATCGGTGTGTTCGGCTTGACCGCCACCTACCTGGATTACGGCGACATGACCCGCACGACCCAAGATATGCAGGACGGTTCCCTGGGAACCTTCACGGCGTCCGATCTGGCGGTCGGGGTGGTCTACGCCCGCAAGTTCACCGACCGGTTCAGCGTCGGCCTGCGCGGCCAGTACATCATGGAGACCATCGACACCTACGACGCTATGGGCTGGAGCGTTGACATCGGCACCCTGTATGACACCGGCTTCAAGAGCCTGCGCATCGGGATGGCGATCCAGCACTTCGGCGGGGATCTGCGCTTCGACGGAACCTACGGCGAGCTGGAGCGTGACGGGAGCGGGTACCTCATCACGAATTTCAACACGTTCTCGCTGCCCATGACCTTCCGGCTGGGCATAGCCTACGACCTGTTGGAGGGTGATGACCACTTCATCACCCTGGGTCTGGACGCCATACATCCCAACGACGCCGAGGAGCGCGTAAACCTGGGCCTCGAGTACAGGATGTTCAACCTTGTGTCCTTCCGCGTGGGGTACGAGCTCAACTACGACTTCTTCGCCGGCACGGCGGACGACAGCATTCTCCCGGGACTCACCGCCGGAGTCGGCTTCAATGTCGGCCTGAGCCGGACCTCCCTCATACACGTGGACACCGCTTACGCTGATCTGGGTCGTCTCGGCTACTCGCTGCGCTTCGCCCTCGGATTCACCTTCTAA